A single window of Butyricicoccus intestinisimiae DNA harbors:
- a CDS encoding terminase large subunit has product MRKLENYTPTRFMTADSSYNKQMADYAVNFIECLCHTKGTWAGKPFELIDWQEQIIRDIFGTLKPNGYRQFNTAYVEIPKKMGKSELAAAVALLLTCGDGEERAEVYGCAADRQQATIVFDVAADMVRMCPALNRRVKILASQKRIVYQPTNSFYQVLSAEAYSKHGFNIHGVVFDELHTQPNRKLFDVMTKGSGDARMQPLYFLITTAGTDTNSICYETHQKAKDILEGRKIDPTFYPVIYGADETDDWTDPEVWKKANPSLGITVGIDKVEAACESAKQNPGEENSFRQLRLNQWVKQAVRWMPMEKWDACSFKVDEESLDGRVCYGGLDLSSTTDITAFVLVFPPLDEDDKFCILPYFWIPEDTLDLRVRRDHVPYDVWERQGFLKTTEGNVVHYGYIEKFIEHLGERFNIREIAFDRWGAVQMVQNLEGMGFTVVPFGQGFKDMSPPTKELMKLTLEQKLAHGGHPVLRWMMDNIYIRTDPAGNIKADKEKSTEKIDGAVATIMGLDRAIRCGNNTGASVYDERGILFI; this is encoded by the coding sequence TTGCGTAAACTTGAAAACTACACACCGACACGCTTTATGACTGCGGACTCCAGCTACAATAAACAGATGGCGGATTACGCAGTCAATTTTATTGAATGTCTCTGCCACACCAAAGGCACATGGGCCGGTAAGCCATTTGAGCTCATCGACTGGCAGGAACAGATTATAAGAGATATCTTTGGCACTTTGAAACCGAACGGCTATCGACAGTTTAACACTGCCTATGTGGAAATTCCTAAGAAAATGGGTAAGTCAGAGCTTGCTGCTGCCGTTGCCCTACTCCTTACCTGCGGTGATGGCGAAGAACGTGCTGAGGTGTATGGCTGTGCAGCTGACCGCCAGCAGGCAACCATTGTATTTGATGTGGCTGCCGATATGGTGCGTATGTGTCCTGCACTGAATCGGCGAGTAAAAATTCTTGCTTCCCAGAAGCGTATCGTCTACCAACCGACTAATAGCTTCTATCAGGTACTGTCCGCTGAGGCTTACTCAAAGCATGGTTTCAACATTCATGGCGTCGTATTCGATGAGCTACATACTCAGCCCAACAGAAAGCTCTTTGATGTTATGACTAAGGGCTCCGGAGACGCCAGGATGCAGCCGCTTTACTTCCTTATCACAACCGCCGGAACAGATACCAACAGCATTTGCTATGAAACGCACCAGAAGGCCAAGGACATCTTGGAAGGAAGGAAAATAGATCCAACCTTTTATCCTGTCATCTATGGTGCTGATGAAACCGATGACTGGACAGATCCGGAGGTCTGGAAGAAAGCAAATCCTTCTCTTGGTATCACGGTCGGCATTGATAAAGTTGAGGCTGCCTGTGAATCTGCAAAACAGAATCCCGGCGAGGAGAATTCCTTCAGACAGCTAAGACTTAACCAGTGGGTCAAGCAGGCAGTTCGTTGGATGCCAATGGAAAAATGGGATGCCTGCTCGTTCAAGGTTGATGAAGAATCCTTAGATGGTCGCGTCTGTTACGGTGGTCTGGATCTTTCCTCCACCACAGATATTACAGCATTCGTGCTGGTATTTCCTCCGCTGGATGAGGATGACAAGTTCTGTATCTTACCATATTTCTGGATACCGGAAGATACGCTTGATCTTCGAGTAAGGCGAGACCATGTTCCTTACGACGTCTGGGAACGTCAAGGCTTTCTGAAGACAACCGAAGGAAATGTTGTTCATTACGGCTACATCGAGAAATTCATCGAGCACCTTGGAGAACGATTCAACATTAGAGAAATTGCCTTTGACCGCTGGGGAGCTGTTCAGATGGTACAGAACCTTGAAGGTATGGGCTTTACTGTTGTTCCATTTGGTCAGGGATTTAAGGATATGTCTCCACCAACAAAAGAACTCATGAAGCTGACGCTGGAGCAAAAACTGGCTCACGGTGGTCATCCGGTGCTTCGATGGATGATGGATAACATTTATATCCGCACTGATCCGGCAGGAAATATAAAGGCAGACAAAGAAAAATCCACAGAGAAAATCGACGGAGCTGTTGCCACCATCATGGGGCTTGACCGTGCGATCCGCTGTGGAAACAATACCGGTGCTTCTGTCTACGATGAAAGAGGCATTTTATTCATATAA
- a CDS encoding type II toxin-antitoxin system RelE/ParE family toxin produces the protein MTDSYKVGYSVDALDDLREIYSYIANELLVPETATAQLGRIRKEVRSLDFMPARYALVDWEPWHSMKMHQLPVDNFIVYYLVDDEERAVTVARIFYGGRDIEGIINSNK, from the coding sequence ATGACAGATAGCTATAAAGTCGGCTATTCTGTAGATGCGCTTGACGACTTACGTGAGATCTATTCGTACATTGCGAATGAACTCCTTGTTCCAGAAACTGCTACCGCTCAGCTGGGCCGCATCCGAAAAGAGGTTCGTTCATTGGATTTCATGCCAGCTCGTTATGCGTTAGTTGATTGGGAGCCTTGGCATTCGATGAAAATGCATCAGCTTCCGGTTGACAACTTTATCGTGTATTATCTGGTTGATGACGAGGAAAGGGCAGTTACAGTAGCACGAATATTTTACGGTGGTCGTGACATCGAAGGAATTATAAATTCAAATAAGTAA
- a CDS encoding type II toxin-antitoxin system RelB/DinJ family antitoxin: MANTSAVYARIDTNLKDNAESILSQLGISPSSAIQMLYSQIVLKKGMPFELKLPSSKPLAVGAMTREQLDAELQKGVDSIKAGKVYSADEVDAALAKEFGI, encoded by the coding sequence ATGGCAAATACATCCGCTGTTTATGCAAGAATAGATACCAATCTCAAGGATAATGCTGAGAGCATTCTTTCTCAGCTTGGCATTTCTCCATCCAGTGCAATTCAGATGCTTTATAGCCAGATCGTACTGAAGAAGGGTATGCCATTTGAACTGAAACTTCCTTCTTCTAAGCCATTAGCTGTTGGTGCAATGACCAGAGAACAGCTTGATGCAGAACTTCAGAAGGGTGTTGATTCCATCAAAGCAGGAAAGGTATATTCTGCAGATGAAGTCGATGCGGCACTTGCAAAGGAGTTTGGCATATGA
- a CDS encoding phage portal protein, which produces MGFLSGLFHSRDKPTNSTNGSAYRFLFGVSNSGKAVNERSAMQMTAVYACVRILSESIAGLPVHVYKYTDSGSKEKAIKHPLYRLIHDEPNPEMTSFVFRETLMTHLLLYGNAYAQIIRNGKGEVIALYPLMANRMSVDRDDKGRLYYQYQMQDSDAPTMKNGTVILKPSDVLHIPGLGFDGLVGYSPIAMAKNAIGLAIATEEYGAKFFANGATPGGILEYPGTVKNPEAVRESWTKGFSGNNSHKVAVLEEGMKYTPISISPNEAQFLETRKFQIDEIARIFRVPPHMVGDLEKSSFSNIEQQSLEFVKYTLEPWIVRWEQSINRALLSESEKTAYFVKFNVDGLLRGDYQSRMNGYATARQNGWMSANDIRELENLDLIPPELGGDLYLINGNMTKLEDAGIFAASDTGDPEELNNSLGRGRAAKQMSFSHSCGNECCVACEDDRKEDENDEEVLEVEESDGDQSGDAGTDTGEDTVSKRHHRRGKLV; this is translated from the coding sequence ATGGGATTCTTATCAGGACTGTTTCACTCAAGAGACAAGCCCACCAACAGCACCAATGGTAGTGCCTACCGCTTTCTCTTTGGTGTAAGCAACTCCGGCAAAGCCGTCAATGAACGAAGTGCCATGCAGATGACTGCAGTCTATGCTTGCGTCAGAATTCTTTCGGAGTCCATCGCTGGGCTTCCGGTTCATGTCTATAAATACACAGACTCTGGCAGCAAAGAAAAAGCCATCAAACATCCACTATACCGATTGATACATGATGAGCCAAATCCGGAAATGACATCCTTTGTCTTCCGGGAAACTTTGATGACGCATCTGCTTCTTTATGGAAATGCCTATGCGCAAATTATCCGAAATGGCAAAGGCGAAGTCATCGCACTCTATCCGCTAATGGCCAATCGAATGAGTGTGGATCGTGACGATAAAGGGCGTCTTTACTACCAATATCAAATGCAAGATTCCGATGCACCAACTATGAAAAACGGAACAGTCATCCTAAAGCCATCGGATGTACTCCACATTCCAGGCCTTGGCTTTGACGGTCTGGTCGGTTACTCTCCTATTGCTATGGCTAAAAACGCTATCGGTCTTGCAATTGCGACCGAGGAATATGGTGCTAAGTTCTTTGCAAATGGTGCTACTCCAGGAGGCATACTGGAATATCCCGGCACCGTAAAAAATCCTGAAGCTGTCAGAGAAAGCTGGACCAAAGGCTTCTCTGGAAACAACTCTCATAAGGTAGCTGTTTTGGAAGAAGGCATGAAATACACGCCTATCTCCATTTCACCAAATGAAGCACAATTTCTGGAAACAAGAAAATTTCAGATTGATGAAATAGCTCGAATCTTCAGGGTGCCACCTCATATGGTCGGTGATCTGGAAAAGTCGAGCTTTTCTAATATTGAGCAGCAATCTCTCGAATTTGTGAAGTACACCTTGGAGCCTTGGATTGTCCGTTGGGAGCAGTCCATTAACCGAGCCCTTCTATCTGAATCAGAGAAGACTGCTTATTTTGTAAAGTTCAATGTCGACGGTCTCTTGCGAGGTGATTATCAGAGCCGAATGAACGGTTACGCCACTGCAAGACAGAATGGCTGGATGTCTGCAAACGATATCCGTGAACTTGAAAACCTAGACCTCATCCCACCGGAACTTGGTGGTGACTTATATCTCATCAACGGAAACATGACCAAACTGGAGGATGCAGGAATATTCGCAGCGAGCGACACAGGGGACCCCGAAGAGTTGAATAACTCTTTGGGGAGAGGACGAGCAGCGAAACAAATGAGCTTTTCGCACTCGTGCGGAAACGAATGCTGTGTAGCTTGTGAGGACGACAGAAAGGAGGACGAGAACGATGAAGAAGTTCTGGAAGTGGAAGAATCAGACGGTGACCAATCAGGAGACGCAGGAACAGACACTGGAGAGGACACTGTTTCTAAACGGCACCATCGCAGAGGAAAGCTGGTTTGA
- a CDS encoding head maturation protease, ClpP-related produces the protein MKKFWKWKNQTVTNQETQEQTLERTLFLNGTIAEESWFDDDITPKLFRDELFAGNGDITIWINSPGGDCVAAAQIYNMMMEYPGNVTVKIDGIAASAASVIAMAGTRVLVSPVSMLMIHNPMTAAMGDTSEMQKAIAMLDEVKESIINAYEIKTGMSRAKLSHLMDAETWMDAHTAIDMGFADEILARPAETPVENNATGPMLFSRAAVTNSLMDKLAAKCRIKKPETPERSVDSLMERLDLIKQYI, from the coding sequence ATGAAGAAGTTCTGGAAGTGGAAGAATCAGACGGTGACCAATCAGGAGACGCAGGAACAGACACTGGAGAGGACACTGTTTCTAAACGGCACCATCGCAGAGGAAAGCTGGTTTGATGACGATATCACACCTAAGCTCTTTCGAGATGAGCTGTTTGCAGGAAACGGAGACATCACCATTTGGATTAACTCTCCGGGAGGCGACTGCGTGGCTGCAGCTCAGATTTACAACATGATGATGGAATATCCCGGCAATGTCACTGTGAAGATTGATGGCATCGCAGCCTCTGCTGCATCTGTCATCGCTATGGCTGGTACAAGAGTGCTGGTATCACCAGTTTCCATGCTCATGATTCATAATCCAATGACTGCAGCTATGGGAGATACATCTGAAATGCAAAAGGCTATTGCCATGTTGGATGAAGTCAAGGAATCCATCATCAACGCCTACGAAATCAAAACGGGCATGAGCCGTGCCAAGCTCTCTCATCTTATGGATGCCGAAACCTGGATGGATGCACACACAGCTATCGATATGGGTTTTGCCGACGAAATCCTGGCAAGGCCTGCAGAAACACCTGTAGAAAATAATGCGACTGGCCCGATGCTCTTCTCTCGTGCAGCGGTGACCAATTCTCTTATGGATAAGCTGGCTGCAAAGTGCCGCATTAAGAAGCCTGAAACACCGGAACGCTCTGTGGATTCTCTCATGGAGCGTCTTGACCTAATCAAACAATACATTTAA
- a CDS encoding phage major capsid protein, protein MTILELREKRNTAWNAAKAFLDSHRTEKGTLTAEDDATYSRMEQEIADLGKEIARLERQEALEAELNKPVNKPLTSKPGNSATDKPVKTGRASDEYKNGMLQALRTNFRQVSNILQEGVDADGGYLVPEEYDSRLIDVLTEENIMRSLGHTITTSGDHKINIAATKPAAAWIEEGGALQFSDATFSQILLDAHKLHVAIKVTEELLYDNAFGLENYIIDQFGKALANAEEDAFLNGDGSGKPTGLFAATGGGTVAGTLSAAIKSDDMLDLVYALKRPYRKNASFIMNDKTLAQLRKLKDNNGAYIWQPSYQTGEPDKVLGYAVHTSAYAPENAIAFGDYSYYNIGDRGTRSFKQLTELFAGNGMIGYVAKERVDGKLILPEAVQILKLSGSSKG, encoded by the coding sequence ATGACTATTTTAGAACTGCGCGAAAAGCGCAATACAGCGTGGAATGCTGCAAAGGCATTTCTCGATTCTCACCGTACCGAGAAAGGTACTCTTACTGCCGAGGACGATGCTACTTATTCCAGAATGGAACAGGAAATCGCCGATCTTGGTAAAGAAATTGCTCGTCTTGAAAGACAAGAAGCATTGGAGGCCGAGCTTAATAAGCCGGTAAACAAGCCTCTCACTTCTAAGCCGGGGAATTCTGCCACAGATAAACCTGTAAAAACTGGTCGTGCTTCTGATGAATACAAGAATGGTATGCTTCAGGCACTCCGCACCAACTTCCGTCAGGTATCTAATATTCTACAGGAAGGTGTTGATGCCGATGGTGGCTACCTTGTGCCGGAGGAATATGACAGTCGTTTGATTGATGTTCTTACCGAAGAAAACATCATGAGAAGTCTTGGACACACTATCACAACTTCCGGTGACCATAAGATCAACATCGCTGCTACGAAACCTGCGGCTGCATGGATTGAGGAAGGTGGCGCACTTCAGTTTTCTGATGCGACCTTCAGTCAGATCCTTTTGGATGCGCACAAACTCCATGTAGCTATCAAGGTCACTGAAGAACTTCTCTATGATAATGCCTTCGGTCTTGAAAATTACATCATCGATCAGTTTGGTAAGGCTTTGGCAAATGCCGAGGAGGATGCATTCCTCAACGGCGACGGTTCCGGCAAACCGACCGGCCTTTTCGCTGCGACTGGCGGCGGCACGGTAGCAGGTACGCTTTCTGCTGCGATCAAGTCTGATGATATGCTTGACCTGGTATACGCTCTTAAGCGTCCGTATCGCAAGAATGCAAGTTTCATCATGAACGATAAAACACTGGCACAGCTCCGCAAGCTGAAGGATAACAATGGTGCATACATCTGGCAGCCATCTTATCAGACCGGTGAACCGGATAAGGTACTTGGCTATGCCGTTCATACCTCTGCATATGCGCCGGAGAATGCTATCGCTTTCGGTGATTACAGCTATTACAACATTGGTGATCGTGGTACTCGCTCCTTCAAGCAGCTCACTGAGCTCTTTGCAGGCAACGGTATGATTGGCTATGTAGCAAAGGAACGTGTCGATGGCAAGCTGATTCTTCCGGAAGCAGTACAGATTTTGAAACTCAGTGGTTCTTCTAAGGGCTAA
- a CDS encoding head-tail connector protein, whose translation MIVTLEEMKQYLRVDFDDDDFLIETLITSATRLCMDITRQNEDVFEESENAKPAVYYAVAYLYEHREEADHHALTLTLRSLLFGSRKEAF comes from the coding sequence ATGATTGTCACTTTAGAAGAAATGAAGCAGTATCTCCGAGTGGATTTTGATGATGACGATTTCCTCATCGAGACGCTCATCACATCAGCTACACGCCTCTGCATGGATATTACAAGGCAGAATGAAGATGTCTTTGAAGAAAGTGAGAATGCAAAGCCTGCTGTCTATTATGCGGTAGCCTACCTCTACGAACATCGTGAGGAAGCTGACCATCATGCTCTGACACTGACTTTGCGCTCTCTTCTCTTCGGTTCCAGAAAGGAGGCTTTCTGA
- a CDS encoding phage head closure protein — protein MNIELLNVRIYIQKNEVISDSIGNRKNTWKDYYTCYATVSAEAGKESTDAGLVIDDSKIDFTIRYCKKAAALTSTGYRVQFGSELYDILAVDHMNFKRKCIKLSCQKVRR, from the coding sequence ATGAATATTGAGCTGCTAAATGTTCGCATCTACATTCAGAAGAATGAAGTCATCTCCGATTCAATTGGAAATCGAAAGAACACTTGGAAAGATTACTACACCTGCTATGCCACCGTTAGTGCAGAAGCTGGAAAGGAATCCACCGATGCCGGTCTTGTCATAGATGATTCCAAGATTGATTTTACGATCCGTTACTGCAAGAAAGCTGCTGCTCTTACCTCTACTGGATATCGGGTACAGTTTGGAAGTGAACTATACGATATTTTAGCAGTAGACCATATGAATTTTAAGCGAAAATGTATCAAACTCTCCTGTCAGAAAGTGAGGCGGTGA
- a CDS encoding HK97 gp10 family phage protein — translation MTQKVKINALAEAVMKELTEYANLATVDMKAAVKKAGNTVKKQIQSTAPKDTGAYGKSWSVKNTKETSKSLEVTVYSRNRYQLAHLLEFGHAKRGGGRVAGRSHIAPAEEAGIKELESEIERCLKNG, via the coding sequence ATGACCCAGAAAGTAAAAATTAACGCTCTCGCAGAAGCTGTTATGAAAGAACTGACCGAATATGCTAACCTTGCGACGGTAGATATGAAAGCTGCTGTCAAAAAAGCCGGTAACACTGTAAAGAAGCAGATACAAAGTACTGCTCCAAAAGATACTGGTGCCTACGGCAAGAGCTGGTCAGTGAAGAACACAAAGGAAACCTCCAAATCACTGGAGGTCACTGTGTATTCCAGAAATCGCTATCAGTTAGCTCACCTCCTGGAATTCGGTCATGCCAAGCGTGGCGGTGGCCGTGTGGCCGGTCGTTCCCACATTGCCCCTGCCGAAGAAGCCGGTATCAAAGAACTGGAATCTGAGATTGAGAGGTGTCTGAAAAATGGATAG
- a CDS encoding major tail protein: MGNKVKYNLKNVHAAKLTRSEDGSFTYAKPKAIPGAVSISLDAEGDSSPFYADGIVYFRSTANNGYSGDLEIALIPEWFRTEILKEDLDKNGVLIENATITELEKFALLFEFDGDVRSIRHVLYNCTSSRPSIESETKEDTIEPGKEKLTLTADPREDGLVKSRTGDATDAEIYKNWYQQVYVPVPKTEG; this comes from the coding sequence ATGGGTAATAAAGTCAAATATAACCTAAAAAATGTTCATGCTGCCAAGCTCACTCGTAGTGAGGACGGCTCCTTTACCTACGCTAAGCCAAAGGCTATTCCCGGTGCAGTCAGCATCAGTTTGGATGCCGAGGGTGACAGCTCTCCGTTCTATGCCGATGGTATCGTATATTTCCGTTCCACTGCCAACAACGGTTACAGTGGTGATTTGGAAATCGCACTCATTCCGGAATGGTTCCGTACAGAAATTCTGAAAGAAGATCTTGATAAAAACGGCGTGCTTATTGAAAATGCAACCATCACCGAACTGGAGAAGTTCGCATTGCTCTTTGAGTTTGACGGTGATGTCAGAAGCATTCGCCATGTGCTTTACAACTGCACTTCCTCTCGTCCTTCCATTGAATCTGAGACTAAAGAGGATACCATCGAGCCGGGTAAAGAAAAGCTCACGCTTACCGCTGATCCTAGAGAGGATGGTCTCGTCAAGAGCCGCACCGGTGATGCGACAGATGCAGAAATTTATAAAAACTGGTACCAGCAGGTTTATGTGCCGGTACCTAAAACAGAAGGATAA
- a CDS encoding phage tail tape measure protein produces MANRIKGITVEIGGDTTGLDKALKSVNTSIRSTQSALKDVNRLLKLDPSNTELLSQKQRLLKDAIAATKEKLDSLKVAQEQAKQQLENGELGQDKYNALQREIVETEEELRRLQQEAATTNTALSKIDVAGQKMETVGNSIAGAGKKMMGVTTVIGGVGIAAVKTAADFDSSMSQVAAVSGATGKDFDALRNKAREMGAKTKFSATEAAEAMNYMAMAGWKTEDMLDGIEGVMNLAAASGEDLATTSDIVTDALTAFGLSAKDSGHFADILAAASSNANTNVSMMGETFKYCAPIAGALGFSAEDTAEAIGLMANAGIKSSQAGTALRTIMNNLAGDVKISGKAIGDVTIATTNADGSMRDLSDILADCRSAFGNLTESEKAQAAESLVGKNAMSGFLALMNAGQGDIDKLSSAIDNCDGSAEKMAMTMQDNLAGQLTILKSQLQELAISFGDILMPAIRSIVSKLQGFVDKLNGMDEGTKRAIVTIALLVASIGPLLVIIGTAISKIGVAMQGFVKLANGISKLKIAIQGGTGVLGKLGSALGGISAPVLAVVAVIAVLVAAFVHLWKTNEGFRDAIIGTWNRIKDTISGFCQGIVDRLNALGFQFTDIVDVLKTIWDGFCQVLAPIFEGVFNNIANILSTVTGVITGILDVFIGIFTGNWSQAWNGVKEIFSSIWNGISSFFTNILNVIKGVADMVLGWFGTSWNEVWTNIKTFFEGIWNGIATFFITIWETLKNVVTVGIMAIGSILSAAFDIITLPFRFIWENCKEIIISIWDAIKSKVTTVIHAVASVISTVMNAIKTVFSTVWNAIKTVVTTVVNAIKSVVTTVFNAIKNTATTVWNAIKTAVTTPVNAIKSTVTTVFNSVKSTVSSIFNGIKSTATSVWNGIKSAITTPIEAAKNKVKSVVDAIKGFFSGMKISLPHIKLPHFKVTGKLSIAPPSVPHLSIDWYKEGGIMTSPTIFGMNGSSLMAGGEAGAEAILPLAGFYKQLEAMISSHLNTSAMEKYLAVIADNSSKGIYLEDGTLVGHLLPAIDGELGKAQKLQRRFSL; encoded by the coding sequence GTGGCAAATCGAATCAAAGGTATCACTGTTGAAATCGGTGGCGATACGACTGGCCTAGATAAAGCCTTAAAGTCGGTCAATACTTCAATCCGCTCTACCCAGTCTGCCCTGAAGGACGTCAACCGCCTCTTGAAGCTCGACCCTTCCAATACAGAATTACTCTCTCAAAAGCAAAGACTCTTGAAAGATGCCATCGCAGCCACAAAGGAAAAGCTGGATTCACTCAAGGTAGCACAGGAGCAGGCCAAGCAACAGTTGGAAAATGGAGAACTCGGTCAGGACAAATATAACGCTCTTCAGCGTGAAATCGTAGAGACCGAGGAAGAATTACGACGCCTGCAGCAAGAAGCTGCCACTACAAACACTGCGCTTTCTAAAATAGATGTGGCTGGTCAAAAGATGGAGACCGTCGGTAATTCCATCGCTGGTGCCGGTAAAAAGATGATGGGCGTGACCACCGTAATTGGTGGTGTCGGTATTGCCGCAGTAAAAACAGCAGCTGACTTTGACTCCTCAATGAGTCAGGTGGCTGCTGTTTCTGGTGCTACAGGTAAGGACTTTGATGCTCTCAGAAATAAAGCCCGTGAAATGGGTGCTAAAACTAAGTTCTCTGCAACAGAAGCCGCAGAAGCTATGAACTACATGGCGATGGCCGGTTGGAAAACGGAAGATATGCTGGATGGTATCGAGGGTGTCATGAACCTTGCTGCTGCCTCTGGTGAGGACTTAGCAACCACTTCTGACATCGTAACTGATGCCTTGACTGCCTTCGGACTCTCTGCAAAGGACTCCGGTCATTTTGCAGACATCCTTGCTGCAGCATCTTCCAATGCAAATACGAATGTATCCATGATGGGTGAAACCTTCAAATACTGTGCTCCTATCGCTGGTGCACTTGGTTTCTCTGCTGAGGATACTGCGGAAGCAATCGGCCTTATGGCCAATGCTGGTATCAAGTCTTCTCAGGCTGGTACCGCCCTTCGTACTATTATGAACAATCTTGCTGGTGATGTAAAAATCAGTGGTAAGGCCATCGGAGATGTCACTATCGCCACTACCAACGCAGATGGTTCCATGCGTGACCTTTCTGATATTTTAGCTGACTGTCGTTCTGCTTTTGGAAACTTAACAGAATCCGAAAAAGCTCAAGCCGCTGAATCACTCGTCGGCAAAAATGCCATGTCCGGCTTCCTAGCTCTGATGAATGCTGGCCAAGGCGATATTGATAAGCTCTCCTCTGCAATTGATAACTGTGACGGATCAGCTGAAAAAATGGCTATGACTATGCAGGATAATCTTGCCGGTCAGCTTACTATCTTAAAGTCTCAGCTTCAGGAGCTTGCCATTTCTTTTGGTGATATCCTGATGCCTGCTATCCGCTCCATCGTATCGAAATTGCAAGGTTTCGTAGATAAACTTAACGGAATGGATGAAGGTACCAAGAGAGCCATTGTTACCATTGCTCTTTTGGTCGCCTCAATCGGTCCATTGCTTGTCATCATCGGAACAGCCATCTCGAAAATTGGTGTGGCTATGCAGGGCTTTGTGAAACTGGCAAATGGTATTAGCAAATTGAAGATCGCCATTCAAGGTGGAACCGGCGTTCTTGGAAAACTCGGTTCCGCACTTGGTGGCATCTCTGCTCCCGTGTTGGCTGTTGTTGCTGTTATTGCCGTTTTGGTAGCTGCCTTTGTTCACCTTTGGAAAACCAACGAAGGTTTCCGGGATGCAATTATCGGGACTTGGAATCGTATCAAAGATACTATTTCTGGCTTCTGTCAGGGCATTGTTGACAGGCTGAACGCTCTGGGATTTCAGTTCACTGATATCGTGGATGTTCTAAAGACAATATGGGATGGTTTTTGTCAGGTCCTCGCTCCCATATTTGAAGGAGTATTTAACAACATTGCAAATATTCTCTCTACAGTAACTGGTGTAATCACCGGCATTCTGGATGTCTTTATCGGCATCTTTACCGGGAATTGGTCACAGGCATGGAATGGTGTAAAGGAAATATTTTCTTCCATTTGGAACGGAATCAGTAGTTTCTTCACCAACATTCTCAATGTCATTAAAGGAGTCGCAGATATGGTTCTTGGATGGTTTGGCACCAGCTGGAATGAAGTCTGGACAAATATCAAGACCTTCTTTGAAGGAATCTGGAATGGTATTGCTACATTCTTTATCACCATTTGGGAGACGCTGAAAAATGTCGTAACCGTCGGTATCATGGCGATAGGTTCCATTTTAAGTGCTGCTTTTGATATTATTACACTTCCATTTCGTTTTATCTGGGAAAACTGTAAAGAAATTATTATCTCAATCTGGGATGCTATTAAATCCAAGGTGACAACTGTGATTCATGCAGTGGCATCTGTGATCAGCACTGTGATGAACGCCATCAAAACGGTATTTTCTACTGTGTGGAATGCGATAAAGACAGTGGTGACCACAGTAGTAAATGCCATCAAATCTGTTGTAACGACTGTGTTCAATGCTATCAAAAACACAGCAACCACCGTATGGAATGCAATAAAAACCGCTGTTACAACTCCGGTTAACGCCATCAAAAGCACTGTCACAACAGTATTTAATTCTGTAAAAAGTACAGTTAGTAGTATCTTTAATGGAATTAAATCAACTGCTACTTCCGTATGGAACGGCATAAAATCCGCTATCACTACTCCTATCGAGGCAGCTAAAAACAAAGTCAAAAGCGTGGTTGATGCTATCAAGGGATTTTTCTCCGGCATGAAGATTTCTCTTCCGCACATCAAGCTGCCGCATTTCAAGGTGACTGGCAAACTGTCCATCGCTCCACCTTCTGTACCACATCTTTCTATTGATTGGTACAAGGAAGGCGGTATCATGACTAGTCCTACTATCTTTGGAATGAACGGATCTTCTTTGATGGCTGGCGGTGAAGCCGGTGCAGAAGCAATTCTTCCTCTTGCCGGTTTCTACAAACAGCTGGAAGCGATGATTTCCAGTCATCTCAATACCAGTGCAATGGAAAAATATCTGGCAGTCATTGCTGATAATTCCAGTAAGGGCATCTACCTTGAGGACGGTACACTTGTTGGCCATCTGCTCCCGGCAATCGACGGTGAGCTCGGCAAAGCACAAAAGTTACAAAGGAGGTTCAGTCTATGA